From Neobacillus sp. PS2-9, the proteins below share one genomic window:
- a CDS encoding S-Ena type endospore appendage → MSRCGKKCHDDCDCNKCHKKVCHDDCFQCLRHNKCKDDCKNDCKCDIQLVKDCVCCEWSVPEGQTQTVFQTGGFEQIFGSGFISFDCGPGNDFVTVQFFLGNTPVGMPINVFQDSCVTFTFTKFDRITVTCQAVPGAMNGNADCECDNCEGEICITTRFPVC, encoded by the coding sequence ATGAGTAGATGTGGAAAAAAATGCCATGATGACTGTGACTGTAATAAATGTCATAAGAAGGTTTGCCATGATGATTGTTTTCAATGTCTCCGCCACAACAAATGCAAAGATGATTGCAAAAATGATTGCAAATGCGACATTCAGCTAGTGAAAGATTGTGTTTGCTGTGAGTGGTCTGTACCAGAAGGCCAAACACAAACAGTATTCCAAACAGGCGGATTTGAACAAATCTTTGGCTCTGGCTTTATAAGTTTTGACTGTGGTCCAGGAAATGACTTTGTTACTGTTCAGTTCTTTTTAGGAAATACGCCAGTTGGTATGCCAATTAATGTATTTCAAGACAGCTGCGTAACATTTACTTTCACGAAATTTGACAGAATCACTGTAACTTGTCAAGCAGTACCTGGTGCGATGAATGGAAATGCTGACTGTGAATGTGATAATTGTGAAGGCGAAATTTGTATCACAACTAGATTCCCAGTTTGCTAA
- a CDS encoding ABC transporter substrate-binding protein has product MKKSLVLLVSAMLLLLSACGAGSKEASGEKKEKVVKIGITQIVEHPSLDAAREGFIAALKDAGYVEGKNLKLDYQNAQGDINNNMSIAQNLVADKNDLILAIATASAQAVVKSTKDIPILFTAITDPVGAELVKSLDKPGGNATGTSDTHPVAIKNTIEAIKTFIPKAKKVGIIYNNGEPNSVVNVKNAKKALEAAGLEAVETTITNSSEVKQAAESMVGRADVLYIPKDNTVVAALESVITVANSKDIPTFVGEGDSVKRGTFASYGFDYHDLGYTTGKMAVEILKGKKPNEIPVGFPEKLELFINKKAAQEEGITLTDEMLKNAKIVGE; this is encoded by the coding sequence ATGAAGAAGAGTCTAGTTCTATTAGTATCTGCCATGTTATTGTTGCTTTCTGCCTGCGGAGCGGGTAGTAAGGAGGCAAGCGGAGAGAAAAAAGAGAAAGTTGTAAAAATAGGTATTACACAAATTGTCGAGCACCCGTCACTTGATGCTGCACGAGAAGGGTTTATCGCTGCTCTCAAAGATGCCGGCTATGTAGAAGGAAAGAACTTGAAACTTGATTACCAAAACGCCCAGGGAGACATAAACAATAACATGTCCATTGCCCAAAACCTAGTAGCGGACAAAAATGATCTTATTTTAGCCATTGCTACCGCTAGCGCGCAGGCGGTGGTCAAGTCGACAAAGGATATTCCCATCTTATTTACGGCCATTACGGATCCCGTCGGGGCGGAACTTGTCAAAAGTCTAGATAAGCCAGGAGGTAATGCGACAGGCACATCTGACACGCATCCAGTTGCAATCAAGAATACGATTGAAGCCATTAAAACGTTTATTCCAAAGGCTAAGAAAGTAGGAATCATCTATAATAACGGTGAACCGAACTCTGTTGTAAATGTGAAGAACGCGAAGAAAGCTTTAGAGGCAGCCGGGTTGGAAGCGGTAGAAACCACCATTACAAATAGTTCTGAAGTAAAGCAGGCGGCTGAGTCCATGGTAGGGCGTGCGGATGTATTATACATTCCAAAGGACAACACCGTCGTTGCTGCCCTAGAATCGGTAATAACTGTAGCCAATTCCAAGGATATCCCTACTTTTGTTGGGGAAGGGGATTCTGTGAAACGCGGAACCTTTGCATCTTATGGCTTTGACTACCATGATCTTGGCTATACTACTGGTAAAATGGCAGTGGAAATTCTTAAAGGAAAAAAACCAAATGAGATTCCTGTCGGTTTCCCTGAAAAGCTTGAGTTGTTCATCAACAAAAAAGCAGCTCAGGAGGAAGGAATCACCTTAACTGACGAGATGTTAAAGAACGCGAAGATTGTAGGAGAATAA
- a CDS encoding fibronectin type III domain-containing protein produces MKRFKESILIFLVLLLVFGQTGAITYAETKSTAPASPVNLQIPTLAFDEDSITLVWEKPKDYSDIVDFNVYMNGKKIGSALKDNSGTAKTYIDNFYKNIDKDNFHVDILIHNFTVENLKPNKSYEFYVTSVNKDGVESAPSNKITGKTTKVPDVFNIVDYGAIPDDDKKDTEAIQAAINAATPGAKVLIPEGKFISGGIWLKSDMTLQVDGYLLGSPDPEDYSRNFWVYDYSTDERSYALINAHTYDYGSLKNIRIVGKGTIDGNGWKTDTTNPTIDEAGNELPRLLAGSNSKVTGNVKVQNGKMSPLDLSSDATYGILAAAQTYAAQVDGMNAKSAYSTRSNLITVRGVDGMYYEGITQLNPSFHGIVNLHSKNIVVNGTTAKTYDANNADGFEFGDSQNIMVFNNFVDTGDDAINFAAGMGQAAAEEEPTGEAWIFNNYIREGHGGVVTGSHTGGWIQDFLVEDNIMYKTDVGLRAKTNTPMGGGARDILFRDNALEGIDGDGPFVFTSSYEDANASILYEPAQKISQFKDIRVENTTVRNQGGSKKQSILINGNSDVGEVYHENITFNNVKFDKVFSANLNYAKDIKFHNVTFTNVLDNSGSPWRIKNSTGLVFENTTAAPSDAAEKPTWSSDAAVQAKSSEDGKSVTLTWTGASDNTGVSGYTVYKDGEKVGSDYTTTKQSSFSVTGLTPVKEYSFKVEAADATGNRTSDGPEIQVTTAGVADKTNPVLPDNTQIKEPTAEIPASDTFSGKEVEVVYPGFTWASVEWDAVSDDTGIAGYNVYSNGELHGFATSNKYTLLNLQPGTKYDVTVEAVDLAGNKTPFNSSLQIETAAPYAIGAPSFNGGLKAAIGKDGTSVALSWNTATAKNQEVIGYRVYVNGQPIKPEGASFTPINAEITTANTHYMVTGLKQGKTYTFKVEAVGRGMKYSKRERLSDVYPNGLVPVAGYRWSGFGPSETVHLIPGKAISEEAKSK; encoded by the coding sequence TTGAAGAGATTTAAAGAAAGTATTTTGATCTTCCTAGTACTTCTACTAGTATTTGGCCAAACAGGTGCGATCACCTATGCGGAAACGAAATCTACTGCACCAGCATCTCCAGTAAACTTACAGATACCAACACTTGCTTTTGACGAAGACAGCATTACCCTTGTGTGGGAAAAACCAAAGGATTACAGCGATATTGTAGACTTCAATGTGTATATGAATGGCAAAAAAATAGGAAGTGCCCTAAAGGATAACAGTGGAACAGCAAAAACCTACATTGATAATTTCTATAAAAATATCGATAAGGACAATTTCCACGTTGATATTCTTATTCATAACTTTACAGTTGAAAATCTTAAACCAAATAAGTCCTATGAATTTTATGTAACATCAGTCAATAAGGATGGCGTGGAATCAGCCCCGTCAAATAAAATTACCGGTAAAACAACTAAAGTTCCTGACGTATTTAATATCGTTGATTATGGTGCTATCCCAGATGACGATAAAAAGGATACGGAAGCTATTCAAGCGGCCATCAATGCCGCCACTCCAGGAGCAAAGGTATTAATTCCAGAAGGGAAATTTATCTCTGGGGGAATATGGCTTAAATCGGATATGACGTTACAAGTCGATGGCTATTTACTCGGTTCCCCGGACCCTGAAGACTACAGCAGGAATTTCTGGGTTTACGATTACTCTACAGATGAGCGTTCTTACGCCCTAATCAATGCCCATACATATGATTACGGCAGCCTTAAGAATATCCGCATAGTAGGGAAAGGAACGATTGATGGGAATGGATGGAAGACCGATACTACTAACCCGACAATAGATGAAGCCGGGAATGAGCTTCCACGCTTGCTCGCTGGGAGTAATTCAAAAGTAACAGGCAATGTAAAAGTGCAAAACGGAAAAATGAGTCCGTTAGACCTTTCTTCCGATGCTACGTACGGAATTTTGGCAGCCGCTCAAACGTATGCTGCTCAAGTAGATGGAATGAATGCTAAGTCTGCCTATTCTACTCGATCCAACTTGATTACTGTTCGTGGGGTTGATGGGATGTATTATGAAGGCATTACCCAACTCAATCCTTCCTTCCATGGAATTGTAAACCTTCATAGTAAAAATATTGTGGTAAATGGGACGACAGCCAAGACCTATGATGCGAATAATGCTGATGGGTTTGAGTTTGGTGACTCTCAAAACATCATGGTCTTCAATAACTTTGTTGACACGGGTGATGATGCCATTAACTTTGCGGCAGGCATGGGACAAGCGGCAGCAGAGGAAGAACCAACCGGAGAAGCCTGGATCTTCAATAACTATATTCGCGAAGGTCACGGTGGAGTTGTAACAGGCAGTCATACCGGTGGCTGGATTCAAGACTTTTTAGTAGAAGATAACATTATGTATAAAACCGATGTCGGCCTACGTGCCAAAACGAACACACCAATGGGCGGCGGAGCGAGAGATATTCTATTTAGAGACAATGCTCTAGAAGGCATTGATGGGGACGGTCCTTTTGTTTTTACTTCCTCTTATGAAGATGCAAACGCATCGATTCTTTATGAGCCTGCGCAGAAGATTTCTCAATTTAAGGATATCAGGGTTGAGAATACAACAGTCCGCAATCAGGGCGGAAGCAAGAAACAATCCATCTTAATTAATGGCAATAGTGATGTTGGTGAAGTGTATCACGAGAATATCACTTTTAATAATGTAAAATTTGATAAGGTCTTTTCTGCCAACTTGAATTACGCAAAGGATATTAAGTTTCATAATGTAACCTTTACGAACGTTCTTGATAACAGCGGAAGTCCATGGAGAATCAAAAATTCTACTGGTCTTGTTTTCGAAAATACAACAGCTGCTCCTTCTGATGCCGCAGAAAAACCTACGTGGTCTAGTGATGCAGCCGTTCAAGCTAAATCATCAGAAGATGGTAAGAGCGTGACGTTAACTTGGACTGGAGCTTCCGACAATACAGGGGTATCAGGCTATACGGTGTACAAAGATGGAGAAAAAGTTGGCTCTGACTATACAACAACGAAACAATCAAGCTTTTCTGTAACCGGATTGACTCCCGTTAAGGAGTACAGCTTTAAGGTAGAAGCAGCTGATGCAACTGGAAACCGGACTTCTGATGGTCCGGAAATCCAAGTAACAACGGCTGGAGTAGCTGATAAAACTAACCCAGTGCTTCCAGATAATACTCAGATCAAAGAACCAACAGCTGAGATTCCTGCAAGTGATACGTTTAGCGGCAAAGAAGTAGAAGTGGTGTATCCTGGTTTTACTTGGGCATCCGTTGAATGGGATGCTGTAAGTGATGACACGGGGATTGCCGGTTATAATGTGTATTCAAATGGAGAACTCCATGGGTTTGCGACATCAAACAAATATACATTATTGAATCTTCAACCTGGCACAAAGTACGATGTTACGGTGGAAGCCGTTGATTTAGCAGGAAACAAAACACCATTTAACAGCTCACTTCAGATAGAAACCGCTGCACCTTATGCTATTGGTGCTCCATCCTTTAATGGTGGCTTAAAGGCTGCGATTGGTAAGGACGGGACAAGTGTTGCACTCTCTTGGAATACGGCAACTGCGAAAAACCAAGAGGTGATTGGATATCGTGTCTATGTAAATGGCCAACCAATTAAGCCTGAAGGAGCATCGTTTACACCAATTAATGCAGAAATAACAACGGCAAACACCCATTATATGGTAACAGGGCTTAAACAAGGAAAAACCTATACATTTAAAGTAGAAGCCGTAGGACGCGGAATGAAATATTCCAAAAGAGAAAGACTCTCCGATGTGTATCCAAATGGTTTGGTACCAGTTGCAGGATACCGCTGGAGTGGGTTTGGACCAAGCGAAACTGTTCATCTCATTCCTGGGAAAGCAATAAGTGAAGAAGCTAAATCGAAATAA
- a CDS encoding M24 family metallopeptidase, whose protein sequence is MRNHEGPYIAEGSNEILKENMVITIEPGNQPDNFYS, encoded by the coding sequence TTGCGAAACCACGAAGGACCATATATTGCAGAAGGTAGCAACGAAATATTAAAGGAAAATATGGTGATTACGATTGAGCCAGGCAACCAACCTGATAATTTCTACAGTTGA
- the groL gene encoding chaperonin GroEL (60 kDa chaperone family; promotes refolding of misfolded polypeptides especially under stressful conditions; forms two stacked rings of heptamers to form a barrel-shaped 14mer; ends can be capped by GroES; misfolded proteins enter the barrel where they are refolded when GroES binds): MAKEIMFSEEARRAMLRGVDALANAVKVTLGPKGRNVVLEKKFGSPLITNDGVTIAKEIELEDAFENMGAKLVAEVASKTNDVAGDGTTTATVLAQAMIREGLKNVTAGANPMGIRKGIEKAVVTAVEELKAISKPIENKASIAQVAAISAADEEVGQLIAEAMERVGNDGVITIEESKGFTTELDVVEGMQFDRGYVSAYMVTNTDKMEAVLENPYILITDKKISSIQEILPVLEQVVQQGKPLLLVAEDIEGEALSTLVVNKLRGTFNAVAVKAPGFGDRRKAMLEDIAALTGGEVITEELGRDLKSATIASLGRASKVVVTKENTTIVEGAGETASIEARVNQIRVQLEETTSEFDREKLQERLAKLAGGVAVIKVGAATETELKERKLRIEDALNSTRAAVEEGIVSGGGVALLNVYSKVAEIQAEGDIQTGINIVLRAMEEPVRTIAHNAGLEGSVIVDRLKREEVGTGFNAANGEWVNMIQAGIVDPTKVTRSALQNAASVAAMFLTTEAVVADKPEPAGQGGMPDMSGMGGMGGMM, encoded by the coding sequence ATGGCTAAAGAGATTATGTTTAGTGAAGAAGCACGCCGCGCAATGTTACGTGGTGTTGATGCCCTAGCAAACGCTGTTAAAGTTACTCTTGGACCTAAAGGACGCAACGTGGTTCTTGAGAAAAAATTCGGTTCACCACTTATCACAAATGATGGTGTAACGATTGCAAAAGAAATCGAATTAGAAGATGCATTCGAAAACATGGGTGCAAAGCTTGTTGCTGAAGTAGCTAGCAAAACTAACGATGTTGCTGGTGACGGTACAACAACTGCAACTGTTCTTGCACAAGCGATGATTCGCGAAGGCTTAAAGAACGTGACTGCAGGTGCAAACCCAATGGGTATCCGTAAAGGGATCGAAAAAGCGGTTGTAACTGCTGTAGAAGAATTAAAAGCGATTTCTAAACCAATCGAAAACAAAGCTTCTATCGCACAAGTTGCTGCAATTTCTGCTGCTGACGAAGAAGTAGGTCAATTGATTGCTGAAGCAATGGAGCGCGTTGGTAACGACGGCGTAATCACAATCGAAGAATCAAAAGGCTTCACAACTGAATTAGACGTTGTTGAAGGTATGCAATTTGACCGTGGATATGTATCAGCTTACATGGTAACAAACACGGACAAAATGGAAGCTGTTTTAGAAAATCCATATATCTTAATCACTGACAAGAAGATTTCTAGCATTCAAGAAATCCTTCCAGTACTAGAGCAAGTAGTACAACAAGGTAAGCCATTATTACTTGTTGCTGAAGATATCGAAGGTGAAGCATTATCTACATTAGTAGTGAATAAGCTTCGCGGAACGTTCAATGCAGTAGCTGTTAAAGCTCCTGGCTTCGGTGACCGTCGTAAAGCTATGCTTGAAGATATCGCTGCATTAACTGGCGGTGAAGTAATCACTGAAGAGCTTGGCCGTGACCTTAAATCTGCTACAATCGCATCTTTAGGACGCGCTTCTAAAGTGGTTGTAACAAAAGAAAATACTACAATCGTTGAAGGTGCTGGTGAAACAGCTTCAATCGAAGCTCGTGTAAACCAAATCCGTGTTCAATTAGAAGAAACAACTTCTGAATTTGATCGTGAAAAATTACAAGAGCGCTTAGCTAAGTTAGCTGGCGGTGTAGCAGTCATCAAAGTTGGTGCTGCAACTGAAACAGAATTAAAAGAGCGCAAGCTTCGTATCGAAGACGCTTTGAACTCAACTCGTGCTGCAGTTGAAGAAGGTATCGTATCCGGTGGTGGTGTAGCCCTTCTAAACGTATACAGCAAAGTAGCTGAAATTCAAGCTGAAGGCGACATTCAAACTGGTATCAACATCGTATTACGTGCGATGGAAGAGCCTGTACGCACAATCGCTCACAACGCTGGTCTTGAAGGATCTGTTATCGTTGACCGCTTAAAGCGCGAAGAAGTTGGCACTGGCTTCAACGCTGCTAATGGCGAATGGGTAAACATGATTCAAGCTGGTATCGTTGACCCAACTAAGGTAACACGTTCAGCTCTTCAAAACGCTGCATCTGTAGCAGCTATGTTCTTAACAACTGAAGCAGTTGTTGCTGACAAGCCAGAACCAGCTGGTCAAGGTGGAATGCCTGACATGAGCGGTATGGGTGGAATGGGCGGCATGATGTAA
- the groES gene encoding co-chaperone GroES has protein sequence MLRPLGDRIIIELVESEEKTASGIVLPDSAKEKPQEGKVVAVGTGRVLESGERVALDVTEGNRIIFSKYAGTEVKYQGVEYLILRESDILAIVE, from the coding sequence TTGTTAAGACCATTAGGTGATCGCATTATCATTGAGCTTGTTGAATCAGAAGAAAAAACTGCAAGCGGTATCGTATTACCAGATTCAGCGAAAGAAAAGCCTCAGGAAGGAAAAGTTGTTGCCGTTGGTACTGGCCGTGTACTTGAAAGCGGAGAGCGTGTAGCACTTGATGTTACTGAAGGCAATCGCATTATCTTCTCAAAATACGCTGGTACAGAAGTTAAATACCAGGGTGTTGAATACTTAATTTTACGTGAAAGCGATATCCTTGCTATTGTTGAGTAA